A single region of the Mycobacterium avium subsp. avium genome encodes:
- a CDS encoding dihydrodipicolinate synthase family protein, which produces MTEPKIHGIIAYPVTPFADNGIDTQRLAALVERLVSAGVHAIAPLGSTGELAYLEEPEVDAVIDTTLSAVAGRVPVIVGVSDVTTAKTIRRAQYAQRAGADAVMILPVSYWKLTEREIFHHYRSISDAISIPIMAYNNPATSGVDMPPELLVRMFESIDNVAMVKESTGDLTRMRRIAELSGNRLPFYNGSNPLVLDALKAGASGWCTAAPCLRPQPCIDLYDAVRANDLDTAQRLYDDLKPLLTFIVAGGLATTVKAGLELLDFKVGDPRAPLLPLDEQGRAELRKLLAA; this is translated from the coding sequence TTGACCGAACCCAAGATCCACGGCATCATCGCCTACCCGGTTACGCCCTTCGCCGACAACGGGATTGACACGCAGCGGCTGGCCGCATTGGTCGAGCGGCTGGTGTCCGCCGGCGTGCACGCGATCGCGCCGCTGGGCAGCACCGGCGAGCTGGCCTACCTGGAGGAGCCCGAAGTCGACGCCGTGATCGACACCACCCTGAGCGCCGTCGCCGGCCGGGTGCCGGTGATCGTGGGAGTGTCGGATGTGACCACCGCCAAGACGATTCGGCGCGCCCAATACGCGCAGCGAGCCGGGGCGGACGCGGTGATGATCCTGCCGGTGTCCTACTGGAAGCTCACCGAGCGGGAGATCTTCCATCACTACCGCAGCATCAGCGACGCCATCTCGATTCCGATCATGGCCTACAACAACCCGGCCACCAGCGGCGTGGACATGCCACCGGAGCTGCTGGTGCGGATGTTCGAATCCATCGACAACGTGGCCATGGTCAAGGAGTCCACCGGCGACCTGACCCGGATGCGGCGCATCGCCGAGCTGTCCGGCAACCGGCTGCCCTTCTACAACGGCAGCAACCCGCTGGTGCTCGACGCGCTGAAGGCCGGGGCGTCCGGATGGTGCACGGCCGCACCGTGTTTGCGACCGCAACCATGCATCGACCTGTACGACGCGGTGCGCGCGAACGACCTCGACACCGCGCAGCGACTCTACGACGACCTCAAGCCACTGCTCACCTTCATCGTGGCCGGCGGGCTGGCCACCACCGTCAAGGCCGGCCTGGAGTTGCTCGATTTCAAAGTCGGCGACCCGCGCGCGCCGTTGCTGCCGCTCGACGAGCAGGGCCGCGCCGAGTTGCGCAAACTGCTTGCGGCCTAA
- the ypfJ gene encoding KPN_02809 family neutral zinc metallopeptidase, whose amino-acid sequence MTFNEGMQIDTSTASSSGGGGMGMAVGGGGLGLIILLGALFLGVDPGRVMPQQQTNTGGYSAPGFDLSQCKTGADANKYVQCRVVATGNSVDAVWHQLMPRYTRPHVRLFTGRVNTGCGPATTAVGPFYCPVDQTAYFDTDFFQELVDRFGSSGGPFAQEYVVAHEYGHHVQNLQGVLGRSQQGAQGAGGNGVRTELQADCYAGIWAHYASTVKQESTGVPYLEPLSDKDIADALSAAASVGDDRIQKQATGRVNPESWTHGSSEQRQKWFTIGYQTGDPKQCDTFSAPDLG is encoded by the coding sequence ATGACCTTCAACGAGGGCATGCAGATCGACACCAGCACCGCGTCCTCGTCCGGCGGCGGCGGGATGGGAATGGCCGTCGGGGGCGGCGGCCTCGGGCTGATCATCCTGCTCGGCGCGTTGTTCCTCGGCGTCGACCCGGGCCGCGTCATGCCCCAGCAGCAGACCAACACCGGCGGCTACTCGGCGCCCGGGTTCGACCTGAGCCAGTGCAAGACGGGCGCCGACGCCAACAAGTACGTGCAGTGCCGCGTGGTCGCCACCGGGAACTCGGTGGACGCGGTGTGGCATCAGCTGATGCCGCGCTACACCCGACCGCACGTGCGGTTGTTCACCGGCCGGGTGAACACCGGCTGCGGCCCTGCCACCACCGCGGTCGGGCCGTTCTACTGCCCGGTGGACCAGACGGCGTACTTCGACACCGACTTCTTCCAGGAGCTGGTCGACCGATTTGGTTCCAGCGGTGGGCCTTTCGCGCAGGAGTACGTGGTGGCCCACGAGTACGGTCACCACGTGCAGAACCTGCAGGGCGTGTTGGGCCGCTCCCAGCAGGGCGCGCAGGGCGCCGGCGGCAACGGGGTGCGCACCGAGCTGCAGGCCGACTGCTACGCCGGCATCTGGGCGCACTACGCCTCCACGGTCAAGCAGGAGAGCACCGGTGTGCCCTACCTGGAGCCGTTGAGCGACAAGGACATCGCCGACGCGCTGTCGGCCGCCGCGTCGGTGGGCGACGACCGCATCCAGAAGCAGGCGACCGGCCGGGTCAACCCCGAGTCCTGGACGCACGGTTCCTCCGAGCAGCGCCAGAAGTGGTTCACCATCGGGTACCAGACCGGCGACCCGAAGCAGTGCGACACCTTCTCCGCGCCCGACTTGGGTTAG
- a CDS encoding SRPBCC family protein, with translation MFDCERVGLDFIDSAPVVFRNSVDLAITPEQLFEVLSDAAAWPRWATVITKVTWTSPEPRGVGTTRVVEMRGGIVGNEEFLAWEPFTHMAFRFNECSTRSVAAFAEDYRVQVIPGGCRLTWTMAQKPAGPAKLAMAVVGPLLNLALRRFLRNLRSYTDSLATRQP, from the coding sequence ATGTTCGATTGCGAGCGCGTCGGCCTCGACTTCATCGACTCGGCGCCCGTGGTGTTCCGCAACAGTGTCGATTTGGCCATCACCCCCGAGCAGCTGTTCGAGGTGCTGTCCGACGCCGCGGCCTGGCCGCGCTGGGCGACGGTGATCACCAAGGTCACCTGGACCAGCCCCGAGCCGCGGGGCGTGGGCACCACCCGGGTCGTCGAGATGCGCGGCGGTATCGTCGGCAACGAGGAGTTCCTGGCCTGGGAACCGTTCACGCACATGGCATTTCGGTTCAACGAGTGCTCGACCCGGTCGGTGGCCGCGTTCGCCGAGGACTACCGGGTGCAGGTCATCCCCGGCGGTTGCCGGCTGACCTGGACCATGGCCCAGAAACCCGCCGGGCCGGCGAAACTGGCGATGGCGGTGGTCGGGCCGCTGCTGAACCTGGCCCTGCGCCGCTTTCTGCGCAACCTGCGCAGCTACACCGACTCCCTAGCGACCCGGCAACCTTAG
- a CDS encoding oxidoreductase, which yields MATTIALVGPGAVGTTAAALLHRAGHSVVVCGRTPRERIELRPDGADPIVVPGPVHTDPGRVSGPVDVVLLAVKATQNAGAAGWLARLCGEHTVVVVLQNGVEQVEQVRPLCPVSPVIPGIVWYSATTQPQGWVRLRTEPALVLPSGPSAQAVAALLRDAGCRVDCDPDIITAAWRKLLTNALAGFMALSRRRSGMFRRDDVAALSRRYVAECLAVARAEGARLSDDVVDELVELFRRAPEDMGTSILSDAEAHRPMEWDVRNGVIARKGRAHGLPTPISDVLVPLLAAASDGPG from the coding sequence ATTGCCACCACCATCGCACTCGTCGGTCCCGGCGCCGTCGGTACGACGGCGGCCGCGCTGCTGCACCGGGCCGGTCATTCGGTGGTGGTGTGCGGCCGCACCCCGCGCGAGCGCATCGAGCTGCGCCCCGACGGCGCCGACCCGATCGTCGTCCCCGGCCCGGTGCACACCGATCCCGGTCGGGTGAGCGGCCCGGTGGACGTGGTGCTGCTGGCGGTCAAGGCCACCCAGAACGCCGGCGCCGCCGGCTGGCTGGCCCGGCTGTGCGGCGAACACACCGTCGTCGTGGTGCTGCAGAACGGCGTCGAGCAGGTCGAGCAGGTGCGGCCGCTCTGCCCGGTCTCGCCGGTGATCCCGGGCATCGTCTGGTATTCGGCGACGACCCAGCCGCAGGGCTGGGTGAGGCTGCGGACCGAGCCCGCCCTGGTGCTGCCCAGCGGGCCGTCGGCGCAGGCGGTGGCCGCCCTGCTGCGCGACGCCGGCTGCCGGGTGGACTGCGACCCCGACATCATCACCGCGGCCTGGCGCAAGCTTCTCACCAACGCGCTGGCCGGGTTCATGGCGCTGTCGCGGCGCCGGTCCGGGATGTTCCGCCGCGACGACGTCGCCGCCCTGTCCCGGCGCTACGTCGCCGAATGCCTGGCGGTCGCGCGGGCCGAGGGCGCCCGGCTGTCCGACGACGTCGTCGACGAGCTGGTCGAGCTGTTCCGCAGGGCTCCCGAGGACATGGGCACCTCGATCCTGTCCGACGCGGAGGCTCACCGGCCGATGGAGTGGGACGTCCGCAACGGGGTGATCGCCCGCAAGGGACGCGCCCACGGGCTGCCCACCCCGATCAGCGACGTGCTGGTGCCGTTACTGGCCGCGGCCAGCGACGGCCCCGGCTAG
- the aspS gene encoding aspartate--tRNA ligase, with product MLRSHAAGSLRSSDAGQQVTLAGWVARRRDHGGVIFIDLRDASGITQVVFRDPDVLKQAHRLRAEFCVAVTGLVEIRPEGNANPEIATGDIEVNASSLTVLGESAPLPFQLDEPAGEELRLKYRYLDLRRDAPAAAIRLRSKVNAAAREVLARHDFVEIETPTITRSTPEGARDFLVPARLHPGSFYALPQSPQLFKQLLMVAGMERYYQIARCYRDEDFRADRQPEFTQLDMEMSFVDAEDVIAISEEILAALWALIGYEIPRPIPRISYADAMARYGSDKPDLRFGLELVECSEFFKDTTFRVFQAPYVGAVVMPGGASQPRRTLDGWQEWAKQRGAKGLAYVLVGEDGELGGPVAKNLSDAERAGLAGHVGAAPGDCIFFAAGPAKPSRALLGAARSEIAHRLGLIDPQAWAFVWVVDPPLFEPADDATAAGDVAVGSGAWTAVHHAFTAPKPGYEDAIETDTGNVLADAYDIVCNGNEIGGGSIRIHRRDIQERVFAVMGLDHAEAREKFGFLLEAFTFGAPPHGGIAFGWDRINALLSRVDSIREVIAFPKTGGGVDPLTDAPAPITEQQRKESGIDVKPDRVEQA from the coding sequence GTGCTGCGCAGCCACGCCGCCGGTTCGCTGAGAAGTAGCGACGCCGGGCAGCAGGTGACGCTGGCGGGCTGGGTCGCGCGCCGGCGCGACCACGGCGGCGTCATCTTCATCGACCTGCGCGACGCCTCCGGAATTACCCAGGTGGTGTTCCGCGACCCGGACGTCCTCAAGCAGGCGCACCGGCTGCGCGCCGAGTTCTGCGTCGCGGTGACCGGGCTGGTCGAGATCCGCCCGGAAGGCAACGCCAACCCCGAGATCGCCACCGGCGACATCGAGGTCAACGCGTCGTCGCTGACCGTGCTGGGCGAAAGCGCGCCGCTGCCGTTCCAGCTCGACGAGCCCGCCGGCGAGGAGCTGCGGCTGAAATACCGCTACCTGGACCTGCGCCGCGACGCGCCGGCCGCGGCAATCCGGTTGCGCTCCAAGGTGAATGCCGCCGCGCGCGAAGTGCTGGCGCGGCACGACTTCGTCGAGATCGAGACCCCGACCATCACCCGCTCCACCCCGGAGGGGGCGCGCGACTTCCTGGTGCCGGCCCGGCTGCATCCCGGCTCGTTCTACGCGCTGCCGCAGAGCCCGCAGCTGTTCAAGCAGTTGCTGATGGTGGCCGGGATGGAGCGCTACTACCAGATCGCCCGCTGCTACCGCGACGAGGATTTCCGCGCCGACCGCCAGCCCGAGTTCACCCAGCTCGACATGGAGATGAGCTTCGTCGACGCCGAGGACGTCATCGCGATCTCCGAGGAGATCCTGGCCGCGCTGTGGGCGCTGATCGGCTACGAGATCCCCCGGCCGATCCCGCGGATCAGCTACGCCGACGCGATGGCCCGCTACGGCTCCGACAAGCCCGACCTGCGGTTCGGACTCGAGCTCGTCGAGTGCTCGGAGTTCTTTAAAGACACCACATTTCGCGTCTTCCAGGCGCCGTACGTGGGTGCGGTGGTGATGCCCGGCGGGGCCTCGCAGCCGCGCCGCACCCTGGACGGCTGGCAGGAGTGGGCCAAGCAGCGCGGCGCCAAGGGCCTGGCCTACGTGCTGGTCGGCGAGGACGGCGAGCTGGGCGGGCCGGTGGCCAAGAACCTCTCCGACGCCGAGCGCGCCGGGCTGGCCGGGCACGTCGGCGCCGCACCGGGGGACTGCATCTTCTTCGCGGCCGGGCCGGCCAAGCCGTCGCGGGCGCTGCTGGGCGCGGCCCGCAGCGAGATCGCCCACCGGCTGGGCCTGATCGACCCGCAGGCGTGGGCGTTCGTCTGGGTGGTGGACCCGCCGCTGTTCGAGCCCGCCGACGACGCCACCGCCGCCGGTGACGTCGCCGTCGGCTCCGGGGCGTGGACCGCGGTGCACCACGCGTTCACCGCACCCAAGCCGGGATACGAGGACGCGATCGAGACCGACACCGGCAACGTGCTCGCCGACGCGTACGACATCGTCTGCAACGGCAACGAGATCGGCGGCGGCTCGATCCGTATCCACCGCCGCGACATCCAGGAGCGGGTGTTCGCGGTGATGGGCCTGGACCACGCCGAGGCTCGGGAGAAGTTCGGATTCCTGTTGGAGGCGTTCACCTTTGGCGCGCCCCCGCACGGCGGAATCGCGTTCGGCTGGGACCGGATCAACGCGCTGCTGTCCCGGGTCGACTCCATCCGCGAGGTGATCGCCTTCCCCAAGACCGGCGGCGGCGTCGACCCGCTCACCGACGCGCCGGCGCCCATCACCGAACAGCAGCGCAAGGAGTCCGGAATAGACGTCAAGCCGGACCGGGTTGAGCAGGCATGA
- a CDS encoding nitroreductase family deazaflavin-dependent oxidoreductase — protein MTDIPDTGTINAFNQSIIDEFRANDGKVGGQFEGADLLLLHTTGAKSGQPRVSPLAYFRIDGKLLVIGSFAGAPVSPAWVHNLRANPAARVEIGTDSFDVTARELPREERDALFAQVAAAAPGFAEYQAKTSRVIPLFELIRT, from the coding sequence ATGACTGATATTCCGGACACCGGCACCATCAACGCGTTCAACCAGAGCATCATCGACGAATTCCGGGCCAACGACGGCAAAGTGGGCGGCCAGTTCGAGGGTGCCGACCTGCTGCTGCTGCACACCACCGGCGCCAAGTCGGGTCAGCCCCGGGTGTCGCCGCTGGCCTACTTCCGCATCGACGGCAAGCTCCTGGTGATCGGCTCGTTCGCCGGCGCCCCGGTCAGCCCGGCCTGGGTGCACAACCTGCGGGCCAACCCCGCCGCGCGGGTGGAGATCGGCACCGACAGCTTCGACGTGACCGCGCGCGAGCTGCCCCGCGAGGAGCGCGACGCGCTGTTCGCCCAGGTCGCCGCGGCTGCCCCCGGCTTCGCCGAGTACCAGGCCAAGACCAGCCGGGTGATCCCCCTGTTCGAGCTGATCCGGACCTGA
- a CDS encoding FUSC family protein — protein MRGSAVPSLVRTAVRAGGKRLGAVWFNLLQTSLAAGLSWYLAHDVLDHPQPFFAPIAAAVSLSTSNVLRAQRAVQMMIGVTLGIGLGTVVQGMLGPGALPIAVAALVALGAAVFIGGGFIGHGMMFANQTVVSALLVLALYRGGAGPERIFDALIGGAVAIVVAVLLFPADPRTVLGAARAGVLAVLHDVLSRAADVSSGRRAAPPDWPLSAVDRVHEQLSGLLEARTTARHVVAIAPRRWGLRDAVRAADHQAVHVALLAGSVLQLARAVAPGPGDRQGQPVSTVLLVLAAATALADRDPAGACVYLGSARRHAARLRSGDGGDREPHVALADAVGACVDDLQRVIDLRPG, from the coding sequence ATGCGCGGCTCGGCGGTGCCCTCGTTGGTGCGCACCGCCGTGCGGGCGGGCGGCAAGCGGCTGGGTGCGGTGTGGTTCAACCTGCTGCAGACGTCGCTGGCCGCCGGCCTGTCCTGGTACCTGGCCCACGACGTGCTGGACCATCCGCAACCGTTCTTCGCGCCGATCGCCGCCGCGGTGTCGTTGTCGACCAGCAACGTGCTGCGCGCCCAACGGGCCGTCCAGATGATGATCGGGGTGACGCTGGGCATCGGGCTGGGCACCGTGGTGCAGGGGATGCTCGGTCCCGGCGCGCTGCCCATCGCGGTCGCCGCGCTGGTCGCGCTGGGCGCCGCGGTGTTCATCGGGGGCGGCTTCATTGGGCACGGGATGATGTTCGCCAACCAGACCGTGGTCTCGGCGCTGTTGGTGCTGGCCCTGTACCGCGGCGGCGCCGGGCCGGAACGCATCTTCGACGCGCTGATCGGCGGCGCGGTGGCCATCGTCGTCGCCGTGCTGCTGTTCCCCGCCGACCCGCGCACCGTGCTGGGCGCCGCCCGGGCCGGCGTGCTGGCGGTGCTGCACGACGTGCTGTCCCGGGCCGCCGACGTTTCCTCCGGCCGCCGGGCGGCCCCGCCCGACTGGCCGCTGAGCGCCGTCGACCGGGTGCACGAACAGCTCAGCGGCCTGCTGGAAGCGCGCACCACCGCCCGGCACGTCGTCGCCATCGCGCCGCGACGCTGGGGCCTGCGCGACGCCGTGCGCGCCGCCGACCATCAGGCCGTGCACGTCGCGCTGCTGGCCGGCTCGGTGCTGCAGCTGGCCCGCGCGGTGGCCCCCGGCCCCGGCGACCGGCAGGGGCAGCCGGTGTCGACGGTACTGCTGGTGCTGGCGGCGGCGACCGCGCTGGCCGACCGCGATCCGGCCGGCGCGTGCGTGTACCTCGGCTCGGCGCGCCGGCACGCCGCGCGGCTGCGCTCGGGCGACGGCGGCGACCGGGAGCCGCACGTCGCGCTGGCCGACGCCGTCGGCGCCTGCGTCGACGACCTGCAACGGGTGATCGACCTGCGGCCGGGGTGA
- a CDS encoding MmcQ/YjbR family DNA-binding protein, with the protein MATWYDVARIVGELALTSEPSPHDWRVGKKLLAWERPLRPSEREALARTGAEPTPGDVLGVRVADEGVKFALIDDAPQTFFTTPHFDGYPAVLVNLDAISVRDLEELITEAWLTQAPRKLVQEFLADSR; encoded by the coding sequence GTGGCCACGTGGTACGACGTCGCCCGCATCGTGGGTGAGCTGGCCCTCACCTCCGAGCCGTCACCGCACGACTGGCGGGTCGGCAAGAAGTTGCTGGCCTGGGAGCGCCCGCTGCGGCCCTCCGAGCGGGAAGCGCTGGCCCGCACCGGCGCCGAGCCCACCCCGGGCGACGTCCTCGGTGTCCGGGTGGCCGACGAGGGCGTCAAGTTCGCGCTGATCGACGACGCGCCGCAGACCTTCTTCACCACCCCGCATTTCGACGGCTATCCCGCGGTGCTGGTCAACCTGGACGCCATCTCGGTGCGCGACCTCGAGGAGCTGATCACCGAGGCGTGGCTGACCCAGGCGCCGCGGAAACTGGTGCAGGAGTTCCTGGCCGACTCGCGGTGA
- a CDS encoding zinc-binding metallopeptidase family protein, whose product MRDFTCPKCGQRLTFENSTCLNCGSALGFSIEQMALLVISEDETSGHAGFVPASEYQLCANLLLAECNWLVPVNEPRLLCASCVLTTERPNDADSVGLAEFARAEAAKRRLIAELHELRLPIVGRDQDPDYGLAFRLLSSAHENVLTGHQNGVITLDLAEGDDVHREQLRVEMDEPYRTLLGHFRHEIGHYYFYRLIAPHPDHLRRFNELFGDPDADYQQALDRHYSEGAPEGWQENFVSSYATMHASEDWAETFAHYLHIRDTLDTSAWCGLAPASATIDRPALGPSAFQTIIDTWLPLSWSLNMVNRSMGHDDLYPFVLPAAVLEKMQFIHAVVDGAG is encoded by the coding sequence ATGCGTGACTTCACCTGCCCCAAGTGCGGCCAGCGCCTGACCTTCGAGAACTCCACCTGCCTGAATTGCGGTAGCGCGCTGGGGTTTTCGATCGAGCAGATGGCACTGCTGGTGATCTCGGAGGACGAGACGAGCGGGCACGCCGGCTTCGTGCCCGCCAGCGAATACCAGTTGTGCGCCAATCTGCTTCTCGCCGAATGCAATTGGCTGGTCCCGGTGAACGAGCCGCGGTTGCTGTGCGCGTCCTGCGTGCTGACCACCGAGCGGCCCAACGACGCCGACTCCGTGGGGCTGGCCGAGTTCGCCCGCGCCGAGGCGGCCAAACGCCGGCTGATCGCCGAGCTGCACGAGCTGCGGCTGCCGATCGTCGGGCGTGATCAGGACCCCGACTACGGCCTGGCCTTCCGGCTGCTGTCCAGCGCGCACGAGAACGTGCTGACCGGTCACCAGAACGGGGTCATCACACTGGATTTGGCCGAGGGCGACGACGTGCACCGCGAACAGCTGCGGGTCGAGATGGACGAGCCGTACCGGACGCTGCTCGGGCACTTCCGGCACGAGATCGGGCACTACTACTTCTACCGGCTGATCGCCCCGCACCCCGACCACCTGCGCCGGTTCAACGAGCTGTTCGGCGATCCCGACGCCGACTACCAGCAGGCGCTGGACCGGCACTACAGCGAGGGCGCGCCGGAGGGATGGCAGGAGAACTTCGTCTCGTCGTATGCCACCATGCACGCCAGCGAGGACTGGGCCGAGACGTTTGCCCACTACCTGCACATCCGCGACACGCTGGACACCTCGGCGTGGTGCGGGCTGGCCCCGGCGTCGGCCACCATCGATCGTCCGGCGTTGGGGCCCAGCGCTTTTCAGACGATCATCGACACGTGGCTGCCGTTGTCGTGGTCACTGAACATGGTGAACCGGTCCATGGGCCACGACGACCTGTACCCATTCGTGCTGCCGGCCGCGGTGCTGGAGAAGATGCAGTTCATCCACGCCGTGGTCGACGGGGCCGGTTAG
- a CDS encoding circularly permuted type 2 ATP-grasp protein, translating to MAFADKTFGTGGPSAVAGGSYDADRLLAGYRAARAQQALFDLRQGPASGYDEFVGPDGKVRPAWTELADAIGERGRAGLDRLRSVVRGLIDHDGITYTDVEPGGRGQEPRPWQLDTLPIVLSAADWEPLEAGLLQRSRVLDAVLADLYGPRSLLTEGVLPPELLFGHPGYLRAANGIEIPGRHQLFMHACDVSRRPDGGFAVNADRTQAPSGAGYALADRRVVAHAIPDLYERIAPRPTTPFAQALRLALIDAAPDVAQDPVVVVLSPGIYSETAFDQAYLATLLGFPLVESADLVVRDGMVWMRSLGTLKRVDVVLRRVDAEYCDPLDLRADSRLGVAGLVEAQHRGTVTVVNTLGSGILENPGLQRFLPAMARHLLSETLLLPSAPVYWRGIDTERSHLLANLASLLVKSTVGGKTLVGPALSSRQLAQLAARIETAPWQWIGQELPQFSSAPTDHAGVLSSAGVGIRLFTVAQRGGYAPMIGGIGYLLAAGPAAYTLKSVAAKDVWVRPTERARAEAVGVPAVEPPAKTAAGTWAVSSPRVLSELFWIGRYGERAESMARLLIVTRDRFHVYRHHQHSEESECVPVLMAALGRITGTDTGTGAAAGGDAAETIAVAPSTLWSLTVDPQRPGSLVQSVEGLALAARAVRDQMSNDTWMVLAGVERALALDSEPPDSLAEADALLTAAQTQTLAGMLTLSGVAGESMVRDAGWTMMDIGKRIERGLWLTALLRATLTVVRGAAAEQTILESTLVACESSVSYRRRTAGKVSVAAMAELMLFDAQNPRSLLYQVERLRADLKGLPGASGSSRPERLVDEIGTRLRRSHPAELERISDDGRRAELAELLDSVHAELRSLAEVLTTTQLALPGGMQPLWGPDVRRVMPA from the coding sequence ATGGCGTTTGCGGACAAGACATTCGGCACCGGTGGACCCTCGGCGGTCGCCGGCGGCTCCTACGACGCCGACCGCCTGCTGGCCGGGTACCGGGCGGCACGGGCCCAGCAGGCGCTGTTCGACCTGCGGCAGGGCCCGGCGAGCGGCTACGACGAATTCGTCGGCCCCGACGGCAAGGTGCGCCCGGCCTGGACCGAGCTGGCCGACGCCATCGGCGAACGCGGCCGCGCCGGGCTGGACCGGCTGCGCTCGGTAGTCCGCGGCCTGATCGACCACGACGGCATCACCTACACCGACGTCGAGCCCGGCGGCCGCGGCCAGGAGCCGCGGCCCTGGCAGCTGGACACCCTGCCGATCGTGCTGTCGGCGGCCGACTGGGAGCCGCTGGAGGCCGGGCTGCTGCAGCGGTCGCGGGTGCTCGACGCGGTGCTGGCCGACCTGTACGGGCCGCGCAGCCTGCTCACCGAGGGCGTGCTGCCCCCGGAGCTGCTGTTCGGCCATCCCGGCTACCTGCGCGCCGCCAACGGCATCGAAATCCCGGGCCGTCACCAGCTTTTCATGCACGCCTGCGATGTCAGCCGGCGCCCGGACGGCGGCTTCGCCGTCAACGCCGACCGCACCCAGGCGCCCTCGGGCGCCGGCTACGCGCTGGCCGATCGGCGGGTGGTGGCGCACGCGATTCCCGACCTGTACGAGCGGATCGCGCCACGGCCCACCACACCGTTCGCGCAGGCTCTGCGGCTGGCGCTGATCGACGCGGCGCCCGACGTCGCCCAGGACCCGGTGGTAGTGGTGCTGTCGCCGGGCATCTACTCCGAGACGGCGTTCGACCAGGCCTATCTGGCCACCCTGCTGGGTTTCCCGCTGGTGGAGAGCGCCGACCTGGTGGTGCGCGACGGCATGGTGTGGATGCGTTCGCTGGGCACCCTGAAACGCGTCGACGTGGTGCTGCGCCGGGTCGACGCCGAGTATTGCGATCCGCTGGACCTGCGCGCCGACTCCCGGCTCGGGGTGGCCGGCCTGGTGGAGGCGCAGCATCGCGGGACGGTGACCGTCGTCAACACCCTGGGCAGCGGAATTCTGGAAAACCCTGGGCTGCAACGTTTTCTGCCGGCGATGGCGCGGCACCTGCTGTCCGAAACGCTGCTACTGCCCAGCGCGCCGGTCTACTGGCGCGGCATCGACACCGAACGTTCACACCTGCTGGCCAATCTGGCTTCGCTGCTGGTGAAGTCCACGGTGGGCGGGAAAACGCTTGTCGGGCCGGCGCTTTCGTCGCGGCAGCTGGCCCAGCTGGCGGCCCGGATCGAGACGGCGCCGTGGCAGTGGATCGGCCAGGAGCTGCCGCAGTTCTCCTCGGCGCCGACCGACCACGCCGGCGTGTTGTCGTCGGCCGGGGTCGGCATCCGGCTGTTCACCGTGGCCCAGCGCGGCGGCTACGCGCCGATGATCGGCGGCATCGGCTACCTGCTGGCCGCAGGACCGGCGGCGTACACGTTGAAAAGCGTTGCGGCCAAGGATGTCTGGGTGCGTCCGACCGAGCGGGCCCGGGCCGAGGCGGTCGGCGTGCCCGCCGTGGAGCCGCCGGCGAAGACGGCCGCGGGCACCTGGGCCGTCAGCTCCCCGCGGGTGCTGTCCGAGCTGTTCTGGATCGGGCGGTACGGCGAGCGCGCGGAGAGCATGGCCCGGCTGCTCATCGTCACCCGCGACCGCTTCCACGTCTACCGCCATCACCAGCACAGCGAGGAAAGCGAGTGCGTGCCGGTGCTGATGGCCGCGCTGGGCCGCATCACGGGCACCGACACCGGCACCGGCGCCGCGGCCGGTGGCGATGCGGCCGAGACGATCGCCGTCGCGCCCTCCACGCTGTGGTCGCTGACCGTCGACCCGCAGCGGCCCGGCTCGCTGGTGCAGTCGGTGGAGGGGCTGGCGCTGGCCGCGCGGGCGGTGCGCGACCAGATGTCCAACGACACCTGGATGGTGCTGGCCGGGGTGGAGCGGGCGCTGGCGCTGGACAGCGAACCGCCGGACTCGCTGGCCGAGGCCGACGCGCTGCTCACCGCGGCGCAGACCCAGACGCTGGCCGGGATGCTGACCCTGTCCGGGGTGGCCGGCGAGTCGATGGTGCGCGACGCCGGCTGGACCATGATGGACATCGGCAAGCGGATCGAACGCGGCCTGTGGCTGACGGCGCTGCTGCGGGCCACGCTCACCGTGGTGCGCGGCGCGGCCGCCGAACAGACCATCCTCGAATCGACGCTGGTGGCCTGCGAGTCCTCGGTCAGCTACCGGCGCCGCACGGCGGGCAAGGTGAGCGTGGCCGCGATGGCCGAGCTGATGCTGTTCGACGCGCAGAACCCGCGGTCGCTGCTCTACCAGGTGGAGCGGCTGCGCGCCGACCTCAAGGGCCTGCCCGGCGCATCCGGGTCGTCGCGCCCGGAACGGCTGGTCGACGAGATCGGCACCCGGCTGCGCCGGTCGCATCCCGCTGAGCTGGAACGCATCAGCGATGACGGGCGGCGCGCCGAGCTCGCCGAGCTGCTCGATTCGGTGCACGCCGAGCTGCGCAGCCTGGCCGAGGTGCTCACCACCACCCAGCTGGCGCTGCCCGGCGGCATGCAGCCGCTGTGGGGTCCCGATGTGCGCCGCGTGATGCCGGCCTAA